The following proteins come from a genomic window of Spongiibacter tropicus DSM 19543:
- a CDS encoding DUF1499 domain-containing protein — MKISSARHIFLALALPVTVSLGACSAPPAVQQLEKAPELAPCPPSPNCVSSLSRDDSQYVPAFTANTADDWQRLQSLLLSSPRSYPLARADHYLHVEVRSALLRFRDDVELRYFPEQQRIDVRSASRLGHYDFDVNRQRVDALRARYEQPPP, encoded by the coding sequence ATGAAAATATCCTCTGCCCGCCACATTTTTCTCGCGCTGGCGCTGCCCGTCACTGTCAGCCTCGGCGCTTGCAGCGCGCCGCCTGCCGTTCAGCAGCTTGAAAAAGCCCCCGAGCTGGCCCCCTGCCCGCCCTCGCCCAATTGCGTATCCAGCCTCAGTCGTGACGACTCGCAGTATGTGCCCGCATTTACGGCAAATACCGCAGACGATTGGCAGCGCCTGCAATCACTGCTGCTAAGCTCACCGCGCAGCTATCCTTTGGCACGTGCCGATCACTATCTCCACGTTGAAGTACGCAGTGCACTGCTGCGCTTTCGCGATGATGTCGAACTTCGCTACTTCCCGGAGCAGCAACGCATCGATGTGCGCAGCGCTTCTCGACTGGGGCACTACGATTTTGATGTAAATCGTCAGCGTGTCGATGCCTTGCGTGCCCGTTACGAGCAGCCGCCCCCCTAG
- a CDS encoding CYTH domain-containing protein has product MSEQYLEIERKFRLRDERWRHAVDGLEAQRLVQGYLSRDPQRSVRVRLAGDTAWLTVKGMSEGASRLEFEYPVPAADAEAMLALCEGPLIDKQRYRLPIDNDTRYWEIDEFFGDNAGLVVAELELHSENETVPQPSWLGEEVTGDPNYYNSSLSQRPFAYWTEEERR; this is encoded by the coding sequence ATGAGTGAGCAGTACCTGGAAATCGAACGCAAATTCCGGCTGCGCGATGAGCGCTGGCGACACGCAGTGGACGGCCTTGAAGCCCAACGGCTGGTGCAGGGCTATCTCAGTCGCGATCCGCAGCGCAGCGTACGCGTGAGACTGGCTGGAGATACTGCATGGCTGACCGTCAAGGGCATGAGTGAAGGGGCCAGCAGGTTGGAGTTTGAATATCCTGTTCCTGCGGCGGACGCAGAGGCCATGCTGGCCCTGTGCGAAGGTCCCCTGATCGACAAGCAGCGCTACCGGCTGCCGATAGACAACGATACGCGGTACTGGGAAATTGATGAATTTTTCGGCGATAACGCCGGACTGGTCGTCGCCGAGCTGGAGCTGCACAGTGAAAACGAAACTGTCCCCCAGCCGTCATGGCTGGGAGAAGAGGTTACCGGCGATCCCAACTACTACAATTCCAGCCTCAGCCAGCGACCATTTGCGTACTGGACTGAGGAAGAACGCCGTTAG